The Brienomyrus brachyistius isolate T26 unplaced genomic scaffold, BBRACH_0.4 scaffold52, whole genome shotgun sequence sequence ggggattccgctccctccgcccgcgctgacaccggcgtccccctcacccgataaagtgagagaccggggattccgctccctccgcccgcgatgacaccggcgtccccctcacccgataaagtgagagaccggggattccgctccctccgcccgcgctgacatcggcgtccccctcacccgataaagtgagagaccggggattccgttCCCTCCGCCTGTActgacatcggcgtccccctcacccgataaagtgagagaccggggattccgctccctccgcccgcgctgacatcggcgtccccctcacccgataaagtgagagaccggggattccgctccctccgcctgtgctgacatcggcgtccccctcacccgataaagtgggagaccggggattccgctccctccgcctgctctgacatcggcgtcccactcacccgataaagtgggagaccggggattccgctccctccgcctgctctgacatcggcgtccccctcacccgataaagtgagagaccggggattccactccctccgcccgcgctgacatcggcgtccccctcacccgatagagtgagagaccggggattccgttCCCTCCGCCTGTActgacatcggcgtccccctcacccgataaagtgagagaccggggattccgctccctccgcccgcgctgacatcggcgtccccctcacccgatagagtgagagaccggggataccgctccctccgcctgtgcTGTTAAAACTCTTACGATGAGCAGCCACTCGTTTTTTCATGTCGACTTTAATGTCGGACCACTTCTTTTTAATTTCGGTCACCATGAAAATAGATAAAAAcacttttttaaagaaaaaactgACTCTGCCACGTTCTGCCGCTCCGTCAACTTTAGTGCTGATGCCACTAATTAAACCACCAAATAATATCACTTTTCTTTTCACAATTTCTGTTAACATGACCTCCACTTCAAACTCGCTGAAATACTTATTTTTCCCACGTGGTTTATCCattgttgtttaagaaaaacagaacaaagcaggtatttatacagatttacatatgcaaatatgcataatTATGGGTGGGTCGGGAGGGTGGCTGTGGGCTCGTTCGCGTACGTAAAATATCACGTTCACTGGGATTTATACAGGGAATGTGCGTCGATCTGTGCTTACGCACAGTTTTATGCATCTGGATTTTTTGTAGCTTACGCACATTCCTAGTTTTGTCCGTACGccatgttttagtgtgaattctaCGCACGTCGTTATACATGAGGCACCAGGCCTTTGAAAGGAAGAGTGATAAATACCAAGACCTTCTGCAGAGGGAAGGGATGACAGGCATAGCTGTTCCCCATTGAGGTCAGCTGTAGAGGATTCCCAGCATAGTCAATATGGAGAATGCTAACAGCCATAGGGATGGCAGGCATAGCTGTTCCCCATTGAGGTCAGCTGTAGAGGATTCACTGCACAGTCAGAATGGAGAATGCTAACAGCCATAGGGATGATAAGCATAGCTGTTCCCCATTGAAGTCGGCTGTAGAGGATTCCCTGCGCCGTCAGTATGGAGAATGCTCACAGCCATAGGGATGACAGGGATGGCTGTTCCCCATTGAGGTCGGCTGTAGAGGATTCCCAGCATAGTCAATATGGAGAATGCTAACAGACATAGGGATGACAGGGATTGCTGTTCCCCGTTGAGGTCGGCTGTAGAGGATTCCCTGCACAGTCAGTATGGAGAATGCTAACAGACATAGGGATGACAGGGATTGCTGTTCCCCGTTGAGGTCGGCTGTAGAGGATTCCCTGCACAGTCAGTATGGAGAATGCTCACAGACATAGGGATGACAGGGATTGCTGTTCCCCGTTGAGGTCGGCTGTAGAGGATTCCCTGCACAGTCAGTATGGAGAATGCTCACAGACATAGGGATGACAGGGATTGCTGTTCCCCGTTGAGGTCGGCTGTAGAGGATTCCCTGCACAGTCAGTATAGAGAATGCTAACAGACATAGGGATGACAGGGATTGCTGTTCCCCGTTGAGGTTGGCTGTAGAGGATTCCCTGCACAGTCAGTATGGAGAATGCTAACAGACATAGGGATGACAGGGATTGCTGTTCCCCGTTGAGGTTGGCTGTAGAGGATTCCCTGCACAGTCAGTATAGAGAATGCTCACAGCCATAGGGATGGCAGGGAAGGACAGAAAGGCAGCAGCTCACAGAATGGGGGAGGCAGCAGAAAGGGCTTCTTGCTGGTTATGGAGCAGGAGAGAGGAGGTAAGCTGGAAGCCAGGAGGGGAAGATGGGCAGTGACTTGGCCACCACTGCTGACCCACCATCAGGAGGGTGTTGTGGATAAGGGTCGAAACACCCAATGAACGATGGGTACTACCTGATGACATCAAACCCTCCTGGCCAAGGCTACATTCATTCAAGGTGAATGAAGGCAAGAAGCATCCTAGGATGTATATGCAATCTGCTAGGTGGATTTGAACAATCACAATTTCCCAGAATATCACAGGAACAGGGGTGgcactttcaattacaagtgtgttTCCCAAACCATTAAGCAAGATTCTTTCTGAAAGTACTGCCGTCATTATATTATTCTGTGTTGTATTAAttttacaacaaaaaaaaatcatctctcAGATGGGAGCTGTCCCCATTCTTCATGTAAGGGGCTCAAagagctgtttcattcacaactAACACTAGTCTGCGTGAGAGACAGAGAATGTGGAACTGATGCTTCATGATACATGATTCCACATCAAAACCTACCTGTTACACATGCACAATTTAAAGAGTCACCAGATCTTCAGAGTCGCTACTGAAGTTTTTTGTAAGGACTTTCCTTAGACCTGGCTAGTTTTTCGGTGGCATTTCACACTTCCTTCAGTGTAGATAACCCTGCCTGCCCTGCAACTTTTGCAGCTTCCTTGGCTGCACGGTTGGTATCAATGCATGTTTCTCCAGCTTTGACTCCTGCCATCCCAACTCTTACTGCTCCTGCTATGACATAAACTCTATAGTTGTCAGCAGCTGTTTAATCTGAAAGCTGTTACTCCTGTACTCTTCTTCATCCAGGTTTTCATCAAAGCATTAAGGTCTTTCTGACCCTTGGCCTGGTTCCTGATCAGAGGGTCTTTGCTGTAATACCTGGTTCTTCAAGTCTTCAAGTATCTGAACAGCTTGTGATTCCCCAGCTTCTCTCTTCTCTATCATCATTTTATTTAGTTGTTCCAGGAGATCTGCAGACTGAGCATTTTTATCTTTGTTTTTGTTCCACCACTTACCGTCAATGACATGGACTCGGTCTTCACACTTATCAAACAGTTCCTTCAGATCCTTGTTCTTCTCTACAAACTCTTTAATGCTCTTGTTTTTGTCAAGCTCATCACCATATGTGAAGAGGACAACCATGTGCTTCAGGGTTTCCTCCCCAAAGTACTGCAGTATCATCTTCACAGACTCTTCCTCCTCTTTGGTGAATCTTCCCACTCTCAGCACTAAGGCGTGTGGACCAGGAGCACACTCAGTGAGACAGGATATTATGGAATACTTCAGATCTTTCTCATCCCTGTCTGGGTCAAAGATCCTTGGTGTGTCAGTTACTGTAAATTTCCAGCCATTTATGTTTCCTTCTTCTGTTTGACAATCTTTTGTTACACTGTTAGGATCAGAGGAAACTCCAAACTTCTCTTCCCCCAGGATAACATTTCCTGTGCTGATCTTCCCAGATCCTgtttttcccaaaagcacaATTCTTATTTCAGAAGGTGCTTTGGGAGAGAAACACAATATCAGTTACCATGAATGTTATAGATTTGTGTCAGTTTGACTGAAGACTCACAGCAATGTGCTACGATCAAGCCTGTCAGCAGGTGGCTGTATGTGGTTATAATGAACACAAACATGTGATATTGCTGTGGAAATTCTCTAGCACAGGGGTGACCAATCTTATCCGCCggtgtgggtgcaggtttttgggataacctgtaagtcagctgttcaaacccaggtgtgaggactcttcagccaatcactcCTCTAATCAATAATAtatttagggagttgcagcaaaaacctgcacacacacacaccggccctttgcggataagattggacacccctgctctagcATGTCTTTAGCATCTCTTGCAATTACTTTGTGCTGTCAGCAGATGACAGTGCAGAGCCACACAAAGCATGAGCGCATGGGGAAGACAGAGTGAGAGGTACATATTTGCAATAACTCCTTTCATCACTGAACACAGGTTTCCTTATTCTGTTTAGCCAATGAAAAACCTAATTTCTGTATTTGTTTTTACCTGGGGGCGGCACggagctgcagtggttagcactgttgcctcacacctctgggacccggtttcgaatctccgcctgggtcacatgtgtgtggagtttgcatgttctccccatgtcgtcgtggggtttcctccgggtactccggtttccccccacagtccaaaaaatgctgaggctaattggacttgctacattgcccataggaatgcatgtgagagtgcatggtgtgtgagtgtgccctgcgatgggctggccccccatcctgggttgttccctgcttcgtgcccattgcttccaggataggctccggaccccccgcgacccagtaggataagcgatttggaaaatggatggatggatggatgtttttaccTGAACAGAAAGGCACAGAAGCTCGGCTAAAATAATTGCAATTATCAGGTGGGATTCAGCTCTGCTGTTTCAGGGCAGGAAGTCATGCAGGAAGCCAGTGTGCaggaagtcatgcagaaagcagCATGTCTATACCACCAACAATCACAGAGAAACAGAGAAACAGGATGTGCTGCAACTACACACAGCAAAGGCCTATATGGCTGTATGACTGAAGACCTATGatttcagtttagcttaccCACAAGTTAGCACTTAACACCGTAATTAtggctgctgatgctgctgtatGTGCCATTTTTACCTACCGTGCCTGTCCATTAATGTATCAGTGCACTCTGACACCTGCACTCACTGCCTTCCTTCCCACATGTCTGGAGGGTGCCCGAGGGGGCACCTTCTGAGCTGCCATCAGGGTCTACAGAAGGGTGCCATCACAGATGTGACCTGCGATCTATGACAATGTCGGTGCAGCTTCCATCCTGCCACCCGACACAGGCCTATGTGGAGGACTGTCTCACTGATGGACTTTAACTAGGACCGGATCACAGTTTACACTTTGCTCTTAGCAAACAATCCGGCTACTTCTCTACCCTCATCCAGTAATGTTAGCATGgccaggggggtggggctgccagttgaccttggaccccccagaggttttttttctccccacttgggagtttttggttcctctcctccgctgtcatctgactttctctttcatttttccattttcactgtttctgtgttctgtcGTTATCTCTGTTAAGGATGTTCCGCAACACACTCCTGTAAAGCGCATTGGGGCAACTTTGTtgtgaaaagcgctatataaaaataaattgaattgaattgaaaagtGTCCTTTACAGCCAGCAGAGCCCTTCAGAATAAGACCCTCAGTCACACCTCCGCCTCAGAGATTCATCAGCTGGTCTGAGTCCGGCTCACTGGATGTCAGTGTAGCTGATGCCCCAGTTACAGAATCTCTGACCATCAGAGTAAGACCCTCAGTCATACCTCCACCTCAGAGATTCATCAGCTGGTCTGAGTCCGGCTCAGTGGATGTCAGTGTAGCTGATGCCCCAGTTACAGAATCTCTGACCATCAGAGTAAGACCCTCAGTCACACCTCCACCTCAGAGGTTCATCAGCTGGTCTGAGTCCCGCTCACTGGATGTCAGTGTAGCTGATGCCCCAGTTACAGAATCTCTGACCATCAGAGTAAGACCCTCAGTCACACCTCCACCTCAGAGGTTCATCAGCTGGTCTGAGTCCCGCTCACTGGATGTCAGTGTAGCTGATGCCCCAGTTACAGAATCTCTGATCATCAGAGTAAGACCCTCAGTCACACCTCCACCTCAGAGATTCATCAGCTGGTCTGAGTCCCGCTCACTGGATGTCAGTGTAGTTGATGCCCCAGTTACAGAATCTCTGACCATCAGAGTAAGACCCTCAGTCACACCTCCACCTCAGAGGTTCATCAGCTGGTCTGAGTCCCGCTCACTGGATGTCAGTGTAGCTGATGCCCCAGTTACAGAatctctgaccatcagtcaCCGTGcttcagagagagacagacggaGCACAGCTGGGAGGCCCAGACAGcagagcagaaaagccagtgtgGTAACTGACTCACCAGCCATGCTTTCCTATAGGTTGGAGTCCGAAGCTGCTTTGCACTGAGCGCCTAtaactgcaagtgaataaacctGAAGGTTATGGTCTGTTTAAGACAAAAAGTCAGAGAACAAATAGGACAATTTGACTGGGCTGATTCACATAGAGCCTCACAATAGCAAAAACCTAGTAATGATTGTGGTAAATTTCATATATGTCAAACTTCTTCAAAAATTGTGctgcaatatgttaaaaataattttaactaAAATACTGTGTAATTTACAGATTATGTGAGCTCACTGCAAATATTTATACAACACAAAaacattacagtttttctcaattgctttggcacatttttcgaaacagtcttaacattctctaaactgtgagtgcaaatgtcacaactgtttgcaggaacttcaaaactttatagcatgtctgcaaaatgtagttactcacccaaaacatttaattcatgcttcaaaacctagttattgtgtcaataatttggccaaggccaccaaaatctaaagtatttttgtcattgtgtgagccacactggtcaaaatgtttagttgttttttcaccacaacagtcaaccatgaaaattaagggtttaaacaaaaatctcatatttgttgagaaaagtcaatagtatgtagaaaagaaaagaaaaaatctatgaacatttgtatttgtacagtgtttatttttgtatttcacgtgtatatacacaatacaagtttattactgtacatgtaaagtaactgacaagagtaacaagatttcactttacatttcatatttgtgtattaccacaaatacacaaaaacaacaaataacattcatggggaaaaaaaaaacaaattattcttggtggacatcttgtcgctcacgttggtcaggccaaagattttcatcaacatcacatctgatgttttccattgccacacaccgtggaaaaaatctccttgaatgccgcacccatcccctgcaatggtcagctgtgatgtcctcacatgcagcattcatggcatccaacaaagacatctgattttgtggtctatgatcatacactttccacctccatgctgaaaaCTTATCTATCTGAACTGATCTGAAAACTGCTGaaaactcttctattggatttaggaacagagagtatggtggaaggaattccactgttatcctttcatgtgcagcaaaccagtcactaacactgttggttcggtggaaactgacattatcccagacaacaacataattaggcaaatgtggtctaaccaaaccactttcttgttctggaatcaggtctctgtaaagtgcatttaggaaggccaggagaagttgggtattatagggcccaatgtgtggaatatgtgtgctcacaccgttctctgaaatggcagcacacattgtaatattggccccacgttggcctggtgtgtcaattgtggctcggtgtccaatgagattgcgaccatgtctccggcctttggacagattaaacccagcctcgtccacaaaaacaagaatgtgggtcgtttcacgtagttctaactccatgattctctatgaaggaacacaggaaaaaatgtaacagtaaatgtattttcttatgggtttctgaaacttacagtaaagtaatacaggcatcttagaaatacaggaaaactcactaagtgcacaccaatggtttacctggacatactggtagcgcgatgccttgactctttcactgttcctctcaaatggcaccttatagagctgtttcatagtcatctgatgtctttctaaaactctgtctatggtggaaatgctgacagaattaatatttgcaaagacctcattgtcatttatgattgcactttggatctctcttagcctgatggaattgttggctatgaccatgttgcaaatttcttgttcttgcagttggttaaatactgctgctctgccaccagcgcgaggttgtcgtgcagttctatagaatgaacaaatagacttgcatttacctttacaatattgttgtttatactgtaaaaatactttacatactgtaaaacaaaaaaatacatatgtacctgttttccctacgaaaggtttgcacaattgatgacactgtggacctgtttacattaggctgtactcttcgaccagcctcttccattgtaaaaccatgatttatgacatgatccacaagtgtggctctgatttcatcagagactctgactcttctatttccacctcttcctcgattatttcttcctctaccaccaccacgtattcttacacgccttccaattgctcttccacgagcatgttgctgcagttcagcgttgtgaacgtcctccattctcaaaacattctacagcagtgattgtgctgtgggcaatctacatatatatactcccaaagttgattggttaaatggttaaatggttgagtcatattagaggtactttgcaattagattgcgattgcaattacagggcatgtgccaatgtagcagacattacaaacaatgtcaatgttagatatattttagaatatacattcatgtatactaattatgataattgaatagatcattttgaatgtgatggcttacacaataaaaaatgtctgagaagttctgaagtgtttgacagtgtaagtgagaatcgactcatcagttttgatcaacaagccatatgcaattatttgttgtccaaactgcagacagttgtatgtactctttgcacacatgtgccaaagcatttgcaatttgctcaaatcaataagaaattccaatctgatgtgaaaaagatgcgaattgttcagagatctgaacttaatgttttgggaaataaaaaaattatttgagaactgagccaaagcaattgagaaaaactgtaacgaAGGAGGAGTTTCCCACATCTCAGATCACCAACCAAACCGTATGTTTAGTTACCTGACTGGTGTTGTCTATGGTTGTGAATGCGGCCACACATGTATATATAGAGCTTGGCCAGGGCTAGTACCATTGCAGTATGAACATGGAGGTACCTCGCCAAGTAAATGAACAAGGGCAACTTCCTGCTCaagaaagaggaggaggaagaagaagaggaggaggagtgaGGATGCGTGGTGGTGGAATAGGGGGAAGAGGCCGAGGAGCACGAAGACACCATGCTGTCCCCGATGAAATTCAGGCCACAATTATAGACCATGTTGTCAACCATCACCTCACAATGGCAGAGGCAGGTCGCCGAGTGCAGcctaatgtgcctcattctacAGTCTCCCCCATCATCCATACCTTTCGCAAGAAAAACAGGTATGTACTCAGTGGCCGTAATGTCATTGACCAGCGAGCCACGGTGGATGTCCCAGGCCAACGAGGGGGCAATTTACcaatgtgtgctgccatatCTGAGAATGGTGTGGCCACACACATCCCCAGTATAGGCCCATACAACACTGAAAAGCTCCTCATTTTCCGTCTTTATACTGATCTGGTCCCAGAAAATGAGAGAGGTCTCGAAGGGTCTCACCTACCACACTATGTGATCGTGTGGGACAATGTGAATTTCCACTGTGGCCTGCTTATCAGGGCCTGGTTCACTACCCATCCAAGAATGCTCATGGAGCTACAACCACCATACTCTCCTTTCCTCAATCGGATTGAGGAGTTTTTCTTCCGCTTGGAGGTGGAGAGTGTATGAACATTGGGCTCAAGACCAGAGGTCCCTGCTCCATACAATGGATGCTGCGTGCGAGGACATCACAGGGGATCAGTGTAGGGGATGGTTTAGACATTCGCACGGTTTCTTCCCTCGCTGCATCGCAAGGGAAAATATCCACTGCGATGTGGATGAAAATCTATGGCCAGACAGAAAGCAGTGTGTGGATGGTCAGGAGGATGAGGATGGTGGCCAGGAGGATGAGGATGGTGGCCAGGAGGATGAGGATGGTGGCCAGGAGAGGGAGGGTGGTGGCCAGGAGGATGAGGATGGTGGCCAGGAGAGGGAGGGTGGTGGCCAGGAGGATGAGGATGGTGGCCAGGAGGATGAGGATGGTGGCCAGGAGGATGAGGATGGTGGCCAGGAGAGGGAGGGTGGCGACAGCGAGCAGTGAAAGTCTTACTGTAGTTGTGAAACTTTATTTATAGCACTGTAGGCTAGATAtactttttcttgttttttgtttgtgtttatttttcattCATGTACAGAATACTGTATACATCTTCTTTTTATGTACTCTAATGTATGGAAGTTACTTTATGTGTCTGAATAAAAATTGTTACAATTTCCTTGGCAGTATGAGTGCAGCGTGTGTGATGTCAAACTTTGGAGGCTGCTCTTACTGTAAAAtcctttttttcagttttatacaTAATTGTACTCTGTTAGCTAGACCTCTGCCATAGTGACAAAACATCTAGGCATTTTGACTTGCAGTGCTCACACCATGCCAAAGGGACGATGCATTTTGGGGGCACTGACTCCTTATATGAGTAAGGAATTTAGTTTTGACACTGGGTAAACTGTTTTGGGAGAGATATGAGCTGTTGCAGCTGATCCATGGTGTTGTGCTGAACCATCCAGGTTATTTTGGCAAAAGCACTAAGTGAATGCAAaggagccaaagcaattgagaaagatCTTTGAAATTTTGATGGTACTGACTCTTTATATGGGAAAGGAATCTAGTTTTGAAGcatgtgtgaacagttttggGAGAGATATGAACTTTTGCTAATGAGCTGTAATGTTGCGCAGAACTGTAAGACCGTTTGGCTAAATGATCTTATAGTTTTAagaatgtaatttctgtttcaagaaATGAGCCAAACAAActtagaaaaactgtaaaaagtcagtgagggattgactagctgtatgaggtgtgctagtggccaagtcaaaaaatacatggctgcactggacggtcactgcaaatactaggatgattttagcagaggttccaaaatggcgaagctgacacagtttgacaggcatcatatcatagttttacaccaacacgaggataatctagacatcattttctttgcctgcctagacttttgcacagttttatacatttcagagtaaaaaggattataaaggttaaaaagcagagattttacccttttgccaggagaaccagcaacacgtcagagtgacactgaggagtcactataaatccgaaaccctggatagagggactcagtgaacgaggaggtgaatctgtgcaggggggtcagtccatcagaggagactctgtagaaggacagagcaccagccccccagtccagatacactcctactctgcgggagcctgagggctctatgggtatgagagtctgtttcttattgtgccagacagagtaactgttagtattacagcacagactccatgacttgtcactgtatccaagcccacagtcataactccatcctttcctcctgatacctttataagtcactcctatcaggactgcatctccatcccactcagcctcccagtaacaacGGCCAGTCtggctctctctgcacagaacttgggggcggctgtcaaatctctctggatgatcaggatatggctgctctgccccctctgtcacattc is a genomic window containing:
- the LOC125723858 gene encoding GTPase IMAP family member 5-like, which produces MAAPSEIRIVLLGKTGSGKISTGNVILGEEKFGVSSDPNSVTKDCQTEEGNINGWKFTVTDTPRIFDPDRDEKDLKYSIISCLTECAPGPHALVLRVGRFTKEEEESVKMILQYFGEETLKHMVVLFTYGDELDKNKSIKEFVEKNKDLKELFDKCEDRVHVIDGKWWNKNKDKNAQSADLLEQLNKMMIEKREAGESQAVQILEDLKNQVLQQRPSDQEPGQGSERP